Within Runella rosea, the genomic segment GCGGAAACGGGCATTACCCGTGATCTGGACAAAGTAGAGACCCCCGGGCTTTATCATCCGGGCTCGATTGTGAATGTCAAAATACGTAAATCAGATAGCCCGATCGTGTACGGCTTTCCAGAAGTGTTCCCGATCTTTAAAGGTATTTCGCCGTTGTTGCAAACCAAAAAGTACAACCGCGACATGATGGTGCTGCAATACGGTACCAAGCCATTGAAGGAAGAAGAAGAATACACTGGTCCGATCATGGGCTTGCCAGATAAAAAAGCGACGAAAGAAACTGCCGCCGCTAAACCTAAAAGGGAAGAGCCGTATGTGCTTTCGGGAATGGTACGGAATGAGCAGACCATCGTCGGACACGGCGGTATCTTTAACGTTCCCGTTGGCGCTGGAAGATTGGTGGCGTTTACGTTCAATCCATTGCACCGTTACATCAATCACCACGATGCCCCGATGGTTTGGAACGTGCTCATCAATTGGAATCAGTTAGGGATAGGAACTCCTATGTCTGCTGGAACCGAAGGTAACAAATAAAATATAATGGATTGAACAATCACGCAAAGGTATACTGAGCCTTTGCGTGATTGTTTTAATTCCCTAATTAGCTTTTCTTAATCCTTACTCTATGAAGCCTTTTTATATTTACGCATGTCTTCTTCTGGGGACTTGCCTTTTCATCTCGACTGTCTCGGCACAGCAGATTGATGAAACCTACAACCAAAAAATCAAGGAATTTACCACCGACCCGCGCTTTTTGCCTTCGTCGGTGTTGGATTTGGTCACCGATCCTAAGATTCCGTCCCCACTAAAACAGTTTGGACAAATCATCGGCGCGCCAGGGATATTGCACCGTACGTCTGAGATTTACGGGTATTTTCAAAAATTAGCCCAAACGTCGCCCAACATTGTAACGGAGCAAATCGGGACGACCGAAGAAAATCGCCCCATCCAAATGGCCGTTATCGCCAATGCCGCCACCATCAAGCGGCTCGACCACTACAAAAAACAGTTGGCACTGCTTGCCGACCCGCGCAAAGTAAACCCCGCCGACGTGCAAAAAATTGTGGGCGATAGCAAAGTGGTGTATTTTCTCAACGGCGGAATGCACGCTTCCGAAACAGGCTCCCCCGAAATGCTCATGGAATTGGCCTATCGACTCGTAACAAGCCAAGCCGAAGAAATCAAGGCCATTCGAGACAACATCATCGTGATCATCAACCCCGTCTCTGAGCCCGACGGTTGGGATAAAATGGTGGATTGGTACAACCGTTACACCAAAAAACGCACCAATTTTGAAGACGGAATGCCCGCTTCACCACCGTATTGGGGCAAATATGTTTTTCACGACAACAACCGCGACGGGCTGCAAGTGTCGCAAGCCATCACAAAGAGTATTTTCAAGGCGTATTTTGACTGGCACCCTACCGTGATGCTCGACCTGCACGAGTCGGTGCCGTTGTTGTACATTTCTACGGGAACGGGGCCGTACAGCGAAGCTGTGGACCCTGTGGCCATCGGCGAATGGCAGATCATGGCCGACCACGACATGACGACGTTGGCAGGGCAGGGTTTGCCGGGCGTGTTCAATTGGGCGTTTTATGACGGTTGGTATCCCGGCTACGGGATTTGGGTTGCCAACAATCATAACTCTGTCGGGCGCTTTTACGAAACCTACGGCAACGCAGGCGCCAATACCTTCATGCGTGACTTGGCTAATGCCAAATTTGCGGGCGATAACGTCACGAGTCGTGAATGGTACCGTCCGTATCCCGCCACTGAAAAAGTGTATTGGTCGTTCCGAAACAATATTAACTACATGCAGGCGGGGGTGTTGGCATCGCTGGGCTATGCGGCAACCAACGGAAAGTTGTTGTTGAAGAATTTTTATACAAAGAGTCTCAATAATCTCAACAAAGCCGCCAAAGAAACGCCCAAAGCATTTGTGATTGGCAAAGACCAACGTGACCCAGCGGCAGCCGCTTACTTAGTCAATCAGCTACGGGCGCAAGGAATTGAAGTACATCGTGCTGAGTCGGGCAAAAATCAGGGAGATTATGTGGTGGTGTTAAACCAGCCATATCGCAATTTGGCGGTGTCGTTGTTGACCAAACAAAACTATCCAAAAGAAGCCAAATTTCCTCCGTACGACGCCATTGCGTGGACCTTGCAGTACCTCAATGGTGTGACCGTAACGCAGCAGGATACGCTCAAATACGACCTTGCCGACCTCAAAATGCTCACTACCGATGCCAAATTTGAGGGTAAAATCGAGGGCGAGGGTAGTCATTATGTACTCAACTACAAAGCACAAAATACGGTATTATCGGCGGCATATTGGGTGAAATCCCAAAATGCAAGTGCCAAAACCATCGTCTTGGATGCCAAAACCACCCTTGAAGGTCGCAAAGATACGTTGGCGCAGGGGGCAGTGGTGTTTACGGGAATCTCGACCGACCAAGCCAAACAGGCAGCGGCCAAATTTGGCTTTGATTTGATACCGACCAAAACCCTCCCTACCGTAAAACAGCACGAAGTGAGTCTGCCGCGCGTGGCGATTTACCACACATGGTACCAAACGCAGGACGAGGGTTGGTCGCGCTATACCTTTGAGCAACGGGGCATTCCTTATACATCCATTCACAAAGACCACCTCAAAAAAGGCAACCTACGGGCGCAATATGACGTGATTTTGGTGCCGCGCGTGGGCGGTACGGGCGCTAACTTCCTCCACGAAGTCGATACCAAGTTTGGCCCGATGCCTTATACGCAAACCACCGAATTCCCTTCGCACGGTACGCCAAGCAGCACCGACGACATGACGGGAGGCCCAGGGTTTGAGGGCGTGGCGGAGTTGAAAAAATTTGTAGACGCGGGTGGGGTATTGATTACGCTGGATAACTCATCAAGTATCATGTCCGACCTCGGCATTGTGCGTGAGTTGAAACGCTACGAATCGCCCACGTTGTTCCATCCGGGTTCCATCGTGCAGGTGAAAGCCCGCAACCGCAACCACCCGATTATGTACGGTTATCCCGAAGTTTTCCACGTGTTCAAAGGCCAAGGGGCACTGCTCCAAACCGAAAAACGCGACCGCGATATGATGCTGATGCAGTATGGCACCAAACCGCTCAAAGAAGAAGAGGAATACAAGGGACTTGTGATGGGGATGCCTGATAAAAAAGAGATAAAAGACCCCAAACCCGCAACGCCCAAACCCGAGCCACCGTACGTACTATCGGGCATGGTGCGCAACGAGCAGACCATCATTGGTCATGGCGGTATTTTCAACGTGCCCGTGGGCAAAGGACAAGTAGTAGCCTTCACGTTTGACCCGCTTCACCGCTACCTCAATCACCACGACGCGCCCATGCTTTGGAATGCGATTTTGAATTGGAACGCATTGCGGTAGAATTTGTCCCCCTTCCGAAAGATGTTTAACTTTCGGGAGGATTTTCAAATAAGAGATGATGAAGAGTTTAGATAGAATTACCTTTAATCCTGAGCAATGTGGCGGTAAGCCTTGTGTGCGAGGTATGCGTATACGTGTGACAGACGTATTGGCTTTGTTGGCAAACCACCTTACGTTTGAGCAGATTTTAGAAGAAATGCCTGACTTAGAAGAGGAAGATATACAGGCTTGCGTTGAGTATGCCATCAAGAAAATAGATTACCCCGTACTCCGAGCGGCATGAAAATTATTCTAACTATCAACTTTCTGCGAATAAACGATTTAGCGGAGACTGGTAATTGAAGCGCAGGAAAGGTAGTGCTTTTATATTTGCCCCGTTTTATAGCTATTTATGCAATACGGGATAAAGAAGAGATATATTTACCTCACTTATATTTTACACAATTTCTACTTTTTTAAATTTGACAAAGTAGAAATGCTGGGGATTCATTGTGGGTAAATAAAAGTTATGTTCAAATAAAAGAAAGTTAAAGAAGATAAAAATGAGTGAAAAACATGTTAAACAACATATAGTTCCAGAAACATATTTAAAACATTTTTCTCTTAATGAAGATGGAAAAAGAATCTTTGTGATAGATGTTTACGATAAATACAGGAAAGAGATTCAAGTTAAAAATTCAGGAGATAAAATATTTTGGGAAAAGAAGTTTTATAATTCTATGCAATTTAAAACACCAACTGCTTTGGAAGAGTTTTTTGGGCACTCAATAGAATCCTTTTATAATGAATTAATTTCAATAATTAAGAAAGATCAAGAGATTGTTGACTGGGAAGTTAAAGAAAAATTGATTTTATGGATTTTTACTTCAATACAAAGATCTCCACAAAAAAGATTTATCCTTCGAAAAAAATTAGACTTTGAGTTATTAGTGAAAAAAGCATATCAAGATATAGATTACCTAAATGTCGAGAATATTAATCTTGATAAAGTTGCTAAAGAACAACACATTAGGCAATTTTCTAATGAAAAAACTTTGAATTTAAATTTTGAAGAATTTGAAAATTTTGTAATGTTACGAAGATGGGAAATAATGAAATGCCCAAAAGACTACTACTGGATTACAAAGGATAATCCAGGGTTCCTAATAATATATAATGGTAAAAATGTAATGCTGGAGCCTTCATGGAATTATTCGATATCAGATGCTTTATTTTACCCATTGTCTAAAGATTACGGACTCTATATTTTCCCATTCAGTAATGAAGATAGCCCCGAATTAAACTTAACGAACACACCAATCACTAGAAATGACAGTACAATTGAAGAGAATAGATTATTCAATAGATTTTCTTATACTTCCATGCACAGATTATTAATTTCGCCAAATAAAGACACTTTTATAGGATTGGCTGAAAACGTATTAGGAAATTGAAAAGGTTTGTTAGTTGTTCTTATTTGTATTGCTAAATTCCAGAGATATAACAATTTGTGCATTGTGCCTTAATCTTTTAACGGGAGAATAAGTACGCAAGATAAATAATCAGATTTTAATATTATAAATGTTTATTTCTATATGTGTATGATAAAGTAAAAACACATAAAATAGGTTGAGTTGAATAAAAGTTTTTGACTATTAATTATATATATGAAATAAATAAAATTTTTGGAAAGAATAGGTGTATCTATTTGTTATTTTTCGATTTTAATATAAATTTGAAATACTTATTATAATATGAATTGTATGAAATACTTAGTTAATAATATGTTATTTAAAACGGATAAAGAATTACAGGGATTTGCTAAGAATATTCTTTATAATAGTGGTGTGAACAGCGTTCTCGAAGGAGAGGATTTAAAATTTATGATAGAATATTTTGAAAAACTTCACCATGAATGGATTGATAAAAAAGGAGTTGGTTTGTTGAGAATTAGGCGAGTAATGGACAAAGTTTATGGGAAGTATCGAGCATTTCAAATTGAACGAGTTGATAATTCTATTACAGATATTTCTTACATAATTGCAAACATCAAAACCCCCCGTGTTGGGAAAGACTTTAAACAAGCATTGCGCTGGATAATTGAACCGCAAATTTTGGATTTTAAGAAAAGCGTTTTTGCACACTCAAATATTGTAAAATGTCCTATTTCTGATGAGATTTTAAGATTTGAAGAGTGCCATGCAGACCATTCTAATCCAACCTTTGATGAAATTATTATGGATTTTATAAAAATCAACAAATTAACCGATTTGTCACAAATTGTATCCATTAGCAGAGATAATCAAACGAAAGCAGAGTTAAGTGATGCAAAAATAGCAAACCAGTTTTACGAATACCATAAGTCTGTTGCTGTTCTTCGTTGCGTATCTCCAAATGCAAATTTGACACGCAAAAAGCGGTCTAACTTATAAAAAGTCACCCCGTTGTACCGCAGTCTTCCAACAGGAGAATGCGTACTCAAGATAAACAAAGTGTTTGTAACACGGCAAGTGCTAAACGACACTCCGTTGTGCGGCAGTCTTCCAACGGGAGACTGCGCACGCAGGATAAACAAAGTGTTTGTAACATAGTAAGTGCCAAGTAACCTTGATTATACTGAAATAGATGAGAAATCAACCCTTCCTGTTTTAGATCATAATTTTGCATTTGCAAACTAGGCAAGCAAAAAATGGCCACCCTTACCAAAACTCCCCAATTTTATCGCAAAATAACCGCTTTTTATCATCAAAACCCCTCCAAACGCCCCCAGAAGTATTCAATTTCCCCCATTTTCTTTTTACTTTGTGCAGTAAATTAGATAATACGTCAACCACTGTAACAACAAACTGAAACCTGAATGAGAAAACTACTCCCACTTTTTATCATCTTACTTTTGTGCAACATTGCATGGGCACAAATCCCTTCCCCCAAGGAGCATTTTGGGTTTAACGTCGGCGATGATTATATGCTCGCCAATTTTACCCAAACTGAGGATTATTTCAAGAAATTGGCGACCTCTGACCGCGTAAAACTGCTTTCCATCGGCAAGACCGAGGAAGGCCGCGACCAGCCGATGATGATTATTACCTCACCCGAAAACCACAAAAAACTGGCTCGTTTTCAGGAGATTTCGACCAAACTCGCTCGGGCTGAAGGACTCACCGACGCGCAGGCCAAAGCCATGGCCGAAGAAGGCAAAGCCGTGGTTTGGATTGACGGCGGTATTCACTCCAACGAAACCGTAGCGTGGATGCAACTCATCGAAACAGCGTATCAGCTCGTGAGCCGCAAAGACGCCGAAGTAACGCGAATCTTGGACAATGTTGTTATCCTTCTGACGCACATCAACCCCGATGGGCAGGAATTGGTGGCCAACTGGTACATGCGTAATCCAACCGCTGAAAAACGTACATTAGACCATTTGCCTAAGCTGTACCAGAAATACGCTGGGCACGACAACAACCGCGACTTCTTCATGCTGCAACTGAAAGAAACCCAGAACGTGGGTCGTCAGTTGTTTATAGATTGGATTCCGCAGATTATGTACAACCACCACCAACGCGGTCCAGCTGGGTCGGTTTTGGCGGGACCTCCGTACCGTGACCCGTTCAACTACGTATTCCATCCGTTGATGATTACGGGTATTGACGCCCTCGGAGCGGCCATGATCAACCGCCTCATTGCCGAAGAAAAACCTGGTTTTACGCGTTTGGGTGGTTCAGTGTTCTCGACTTGGTACAACGGCGGTTTGCGTACCACTACGCATTTCCACAACCAAATCGGATTGTTGACCGAAATTATCGGCGGACCTACGCCAGAAACCGTCCCCTTGGTGCCTAATCGTTTGATTCCCAACGGTAATACTCCTTTTCCGGTTACACCTCAGAAATGGTATTTTAAGCAATCTATCGATTATTCGGTATCGTGTAACTATGCCGTGTTGGACTACGCCGCTCGTCACCATGATGAGTTGTTGTACAACATTTACGTCATGGGCAAAAACTCCATTGAGCGCGGAAGCAAAGATTATTGGACGCTTTCTCCCAAACGCTCTGACGCGATTGTTGCCGCCCAAAAAAATGACAAAAGTGCTCAGCCCGAATCGGGTACTCCAGCCCCAGACCCATTTGGTATGAGAGGCGGAATTCCGACAAAATACTACGATATGGTGTTGAAAGATACCAACGGACGTGACGCACGCGGTTATATTATTTCGGCCAATCAGCCAGATTTTGCCACCGCTACGAAGTTTGTGAACGCGCTGATTCGTACGGGAATTTTGGTACACAAAGCCACGGCTGAATTTACGGTTGCTGGCAAAAAATATCCCGCAGGTTCGTTTATCGTCAAAACGGCGCAGTCGTTCCGCCCGCACGTATTGGATATGTTTGAGCCACAAGATCACCCTAACGACTTTCCTTATCCAGGCGGCCCTCCAACGCGGCCTTATGATGCAGCTGGCTGGACATTGGCCTACCAAATGGGCGTGCAGTTTGACCGTTTGCTGAATGCATTTGACGGTCCGTTTGAGCGCATCCCTTACGGCGAATTACAAACTCCTTCGGGTAAAATCGACGCCGCGGCTCCCGCAGGATATACGCTGAGCAGCCGCGCCAATAACTCTTTTATCGCGGTCAATGATTTGTTGGGCGCGGGCATTCCGGTGTTTAGAATGCCGCAGGGAATCGGTGCCGCAGAAGCGGGTGCCTTTTATGTGCCCGCCTCGGCAAAAGCCAAATCGCTCTTGGAAAAAGCCGCCAAAGACTTGGGGATTATAGCCACGGGCGTGGCCAAAAAACCCACAGGGGCCATGGTGAAGGTAGCACCGATGCGCATTGCGCTCTGGGATACCTACGGTGGCTCAATGCCTTCGGGTTGGGTGCGGTTGTTGATGGAGCAGTACCATTTTCCAATTGATGTCATTTATTCTCAAGCCATTGACGCGGGCGACTTGAAGAAAAAATACGATGTGATTATCTTCGTAACCCGGGCCATCCCTGCCGCAACGACGGGTCGTCCAGAAGGTGAATATGGTGGATTTGGAGGCAGAGAGCCGAAAGTAGAAGAAATCCCTGATTCATTCCGCCCGTGGTTGGGTCGAATTACGGCTGACAAATCTATTCCGCAGATTAAGAAGTTTTTGGAAGAAGGTGGCAAGGTAGTGACCATCGGAAGCAGCGCCAACTTAGCGTATCACTTGGGCCTCCCCGTTCGGAATGCCCTCGTTGAAATGACCAATGCTGGAACTGAGCGCCCGCTGCCTGCCGAAAAATATTATATTCCAGGCAGCATTTTGCGCGTAACGCTTGACTCAACTCAGACGGCTACTTGGGGAATGGCCTCACAAAGCGACGTGTATTTTGATTCGAGTCCAGTATTCAAATTAGCGCCCGATGCCATCGCCAAAGGACAAGTTAAACCGTTGCTTTGGTTCTCAACCAACAAGCCGCTTCGCAGCGGATGGGCGTGGGGGCAGCCGTACTTACAAGACGGTATTACGGCTTTTGAAGCGCCAGTTGGAGCGGGAAAATTGACCGTGTTTGGCCCCGAAATTACCTTCCGGGCGCAGGCACAGGGCACTTTTAAGTTGCTCTTTAATCAACTGTATTCAACGAATCCATAGCCGCTACTAGGCACCGTTTAAGCTTTTTTTGGGCGCTAAGCAGGTATAAACTGCTTAGCGCTTATTTTTTGAAATTTGGGCCAATGTTTCTCCCATAAACACGAGCTACGCTTATCATTCTTCAAAACAGAAGAGATTGTCAATGGGTTTATGTGAATAGGAGACCAATAGACCGTAAAAGCGTCGTACATTGCCCGTGTTTTTTTGTGTTCCATAAAATCGTTTTAGGCGATGTTTGACGTACATTCGTCAGATTTCTTAACTTAAAAAATGGATGAGTGCTAAGTTTTACCTTTTTCTTTTTCCCTTCTATTTCTGTATTTCAGCACGCGCTCAACGGCCAATAGTAATTACCGATAGTTTGGCAGCGGTGAATGTGTGTGAATCTTCCGCTGTCTTTCAGGATAAACTAGGCACGCTGTCTTTTGAGCAAATACAAAAGCAACAATTTCAGCTTAATCAAGGTAATACATTCCGTTTTTCTTTTTCATCCAACGTGTTTTGGTTTCGATTTAGAGTGGACAACCAAAGTAAATTCAACCAAAACAACTGGTATTTTTTGTGGAGCGACGGCCTTAGCGACAATGTTGATATTTACATTCCCCAACAAGACGGAACCTTTCGATGTTTGAAAGGCGGGCTGTTGGCGTCGGCCAAAGAAAAAGTGTACACGGGCCTTTTTCCGATCTACAAAGCGGGGGTGTTGCCCCAACAAAAAATTCAGACGTACTATGTTCGGCTGAAATCCAGCGAATCCATCAACGCTCAGTTAACGCTCATGACGCATCAGTCCTATATTGATACCATGCCCGGGATTTTGGCCATGGTCTGGCTGGTGATTGGGATTCAGTTGTTGCGGGTACTTTACAACATTATTTTGGCGCGTTATATCCGCAATACGTCGTTTCGATGGTACACGTTCCATACCGTTATTGTGACCATTTCGGTCATGGGTTCGTTTGGGGTGGTGGGCAATCTTTTTGACGAAAATCCCCAAGTTGCGGGCTTTCTCAATGCCACTTTTTATGAGCTGATGCCCGCCACTTACACCCTTTTTATTTATTCTTTATTAAACGTAAAAAAGAACTTTCCCCGACTCCGTTGGGTATTTTTTCTTATCATTGCGGGGAGCGCTTTGCAAATTGGAGCCTATGCTTTTGTCCCCAAAATGTACCTGCTTATTTTCAATAATTACCTCTTTCTGTTTACCGAGGCATTTTTGATAGGCATGTGTTCTTACGCCTTCGTTAAGGGTATTTCAATAAATGGCTACTTACTGATTCCTTGCTTTTTGACCTTGGTGCCGTTTATCTTCTTGAATTTAAGGGCGTTGGGGTACATTAATTACGATTGGATTTACCCCATGATTTACCTAACCAACTTTTTGGAAATTTTGGCGCTCTCGCTGGTGTTGGGGAAAATCATCCAAGCCACGGAGCAGGAGCGTTTATCAACCCAGAAGGCGTTGTATGAAGAAAAGATGGAGGCCGAAAAACTCCATGAATTGGATGCCGTAAAAACTCGGTTTTTTACCAATATTTCGCATGAGTTTCGCACGCCGCTCACGTTGTTGGTGGGGCCCGTGGCCGATCTACGTAAAAAATATCCCACCGAAAAAATCATTCCCGCTATGGAGCGGAATATAAATCGGTTGCAAACGCTGATTAATCAACTCCTCGACTTGTCGAAGTTGGAAGCTAAACAGCTCAAAGTAGAAACGGTCGAAAGCGATATGGCCGTTTTTATGCAGCAATTGTTAGCTTCGTATGAGTCATTGGCGCAAAACCGAGAAATCTTTTTTCATTACTCACAAAACTACGCAAGTTTTCGAGCCTCTTTCGACGCCGACAAAGTAGAGAAAATCCTGACCAATCTGCTGTCCAATGCCTTTAAATTTACCCCCGTCAATGGACGCATCGTAGTCTCCATTGATTATACCATCAACTCTGTTTCTCTGCAAGTTCGCGATTATGGGATTGGGATGGAAGCCGAGCGACTTCCGCGTATTTTTGACCGATTTTACCAAGTCCAAACCGATAATCAGCGTAATTACGAAGGCACTGGCATCGGATTGGCGTTGGTCAAAGAGCTTGTCGAGGTACTGAATGGGCAGATTTCGGTGGAAAGCGAACCAGGAAAAGGAACCACTTTTGTGGTCATTTTGCCTTTAGAGGCTGCTTCTGTGGACTTACGTCAACCCAAAGAAAATGTTATCGTTCCCCATTCTGGGGCTGGAATGTTTCTTTCCGCCACCGACAGGCATGAGGCGATACTGGCGAACGGAGATGGAGACTCTTCTGCTTTTATGGACGGATTGGTCAATCACTCAGGAAGGCCCATTTTGCTCATTGTGGAAGACAACCCCGACCTGCGAGCCTACGTGCGGAGCATTTTTGAGCAGCGCTATCAAATCGTGGAAGCCGTAGACGGAGAAGATGGACTGACCAAAGCTTTTGAGCACATTCCCGACGCGGTGGTGTGTGATTTGATGATGCCTCGCCTCGACGGTCTGGCTTTCTGCCAACTTCTGAAGACCGATATTCGTACTAACCATATTCCGGTGGTGATGCTCACCGCCAAAGCCACCCTCGACGACCGCCTTGAAGGCCTAAAATTGGGGGCGGATGACTATCTTTCAAAACCCTTTAACCGAGATGAACTGGAAATACGACTACAGAACCTGTTGACGCAAAGGCAAACCCTGCGCCTGAAATACCTCCAACAGATGCTGGAAATTAACCCCATCCCCGCGGAGGAGGCAGTGCTTTCTATTGATGAACAGTTTTTGGAGAAAGCCCGGGCCGTTGTTGAGGAACACTTGGGTGACAGCCGTTTTGATGTTGAACAATTCTGTAAGGAGATGAGCATGAGCCGCACCCATTTACACCGCAAACTGAAGGCCCTCACGGAATCTTCAACGACCGAATTTATCCGAAAAATACGGTTGCAGCGGGCGGGCCAATTGCTACGGCAGCGGGTGGGTACGGTGTCGGATATTGCATATCGGGTTGGTTTTGAGAGCTTGCCTTACTTTTCAAAATCATTTCAGGAACAATTTGGGGTGTCCCCGTCCGACTATATCCGAAGCTCGGAAGTCTGACTCGGCCCAAATACGGAGTTAGTATGGAAAGCCGCTCGGTCTTCATCGGAAGATTGAGCGGCTTTTTTGTTAATATATTGATAGTCAGTGAATGGAACATAAGAGTAAAGGCTTGGAACATGAGAGTAAATGATTTTTTGAGCGGTGAAACATAAGAGTAAAAGAGTAGAACATCCGTGCTAACGCTCGTCTGATGCGCTTACCGACCTTTGAGTAATCTTAAACTCATCGGTTCTCGCTTATGAAAAAGTCCATTTTGGGCATTGTTGCAGGAGTTAGCTTCTGCCTGTCCGCCTATTCTCAAGAAGTAAAATCGCTTAAATATTCCGCTCTCCCTTCCGACGGCATCATCGCTTTTACAGCCCATGATGCTTTGCCCGCATCCCGCATCAATCCCGACGCTGATGCCGCCGATATTTCTCCCAATAAGACTTGGTTACGACAAT encodes:
- a CDS encoding M14 family metallopeptidase, with protein sequence MRKLLPLFIILLLCNIAWAQIPSPKEHFGFNVGDDYMLANFTQTEDYFKKLATSDRVKLLSIGKTEEGRDQPMMIITSPENHKKLARFQEISTKLARAEGLTDAQAKAMAEEGKAVVWIDGGIHSNETVAWMQLIETAYQLVSRKDAEVTRILDNVVILLTHINPDGQELVANWYMRNPTAEKRTLDHLPKLYQKYAGHDNNRDFFMLQLKETQNVGRQLFIDWIPQIMYNHHQRGPAGSVLAGPPYRDPFNYVFHPLMITGIDALGAAMINRLIAEEKPGFTRLGGSVFSTWYNGGLRTTTHFHNQIGLLTEIIGGPTPETVPLVPNRLIPNGNTPFPVTPQKWYFKQSIDYSVSCNYAVLDYAARHHDELLYNIYVMGKNSIERGSKDYWTLSPKRSDAIVAAQKNDKSAQPESGTPAPDPFGMRGGIPTKYYDMVLKDTNGRDARGYIISANQPDFATATKFVNALIRTGILVHKATAEFTVAGKKYPAGSFIVKTAQSFRPHVLDMFEPQDHPNDFPYPGGPPTRPYDAAGWTLAYQMGVQFDRLLNAFDGPFERIPYGELQTPSGKIDAAAPAGYTLSSRANNSFIAVNDLLGAGIPVFRMPQGIGAAEAGAFYVPASAKAKSLLEKAAKDLGIIATGVAKKPTGAMVKVAPMRIALWDTYGGSMPSGWVRLLMEQYHFPIDVIYSQAIDAGDLKKKYDVIIFVTRAIPAATTGRPEGEYGGFGGREPKVEEIPDSFRPWLGRITADKSIPQIKKFLEEGGKVVTIGSSANLAYHLGLPVRNALVEMTNAGTERPLPAEKYYIPGSILRVTLDSTQTATWGMASQSDVYFDSSPVFKLAPDAIAKGQVKPLLWFSTNKPLRSGWAWGQPYLQDGITAFEAPVGAGKLTVFGPEITFRAQAQGTFKLLFNQLYSTNP
- a CDS encoding DUF4238 domain-containing protein — protein: MSEKHVKQHIVPETYLKHFSLNEDGKRIFVIDVYDKYRKEIQVKNSGDKIFWEKKFYNSMQFKTPTALEEFFGHSIESFYNELISIIKKDQEIVDWEVKEKLILWIFTSIQRSPQKRFILRKKLDFELLVKKAYQDIDYLNVENINLDKVAKEQHIRQFSNEKTLNLNFEEFENFVMLRRWEIMKCPKDYYWITKDNPGFLIIYNGKNVMLEPSWNYSISDALFYPLSKDYGLYIFPFSNEDSPELNLTNTPITRNDSTIEENRLFNRFSYTSMHRLLISPNKDTFIGLAENVLGN
- a CDS encoding M14 family zinc carboxypeptidase, which encodes MKPFYIYACLLLGTCLFISTVSAQQIDETYNQKIKEFTTDPRFLPSSVLDLVTDPKIPSPLKQFGQIIGAPGILHRTSEIYGYFQKLAQTSPNIVTEQIGTTEENRPIQMAVIANAATIKRLDHYKKQLALLADPRKVNPADVQKIVGDSKVVYFLNGGMHASETGSPEMLMELAYRLVTSQAEEIKAIRDNIIVIINPVSEPDGWDKMVDWYNRYTKKRTNFEDGMPASPPYWGKYVFHDNNRDGLQVSQAITKSIFKAYFDWHPTVMLDLHESVPLLYISTGTGPYSEAVDPVAIGEWQIMADHDMTTLAGQGLPGVFNWAFYDGWYPGYGIWVANNHNSVGRFYETYGNAGANTFMRDLANAKFAGDNVTSREWYRPYPATEKVYWSFRNNINYMQAGVLASLGYAATNGKLLLKNFYTKSLNNLNKAAKETPKAFVIGKDQRDPAAAAYLVNQLRAQGIEVHRAESGKNQGDYVVVLNQPYRNLAVSLLTKQNYPKEAKFPPYDAIAWTLQYLNGVTVTQQDTLKYDLADLKMLTTDAKFEGKIEGEGSHYVLNYKAQNTVLSAAYWVKSQNASAKTIVLDAKTTLEGRKDTLAQGAVVFTGISTDQAKQAAAKFGFDLIPTKTLPTVKQHEVSLPRVAIYHTWYQTQDEGWSRYTFEQRGIPYTSIHKDHLKKGNLRAQYDVILVPRVGGTGANFLHEVDTKFGPMPYTQTTEFPSHGTPSSTDDMTGGPGFEGVAELKKFVDAGGVLITLDNSSSIMSDLGIVRELKRYESPTLFHPGSIVQVKARNRNHPIMYGYPEVFHVFKGQGALLQTEKRDRDMMLMQYGTKPLKEEEEYKGLVMGMPDKKEIKDPKPATPKPEPPYVLSGMVRNEQTIIGHGGIFNVPVGKGQVVAFTFDPLHRYLNHHDAPMLWNAILNWNALR
- a CDS encoding DUF3223 domain-containing protein, which gives rise to MKYLVNNMLFKTDKELQGFAKNILYNSGVNSVLEGEDLKFMIEYFEKLHHEWIDKKGVGLLRIRRVMDKVYGKYRAFQIERVDNSITDISYIIANIKTPRVGKDFKQALRWIIEPQILDFKKSVFAHSNIVKCPISDEILRFEECHADHSNPTFDEIIMDFIKINKLTDLSQIVSISRDNQTKAELSDAKIANQFYEYHKSVAVLRCVSPNANLTRKKRSNL
- a CDS encoding DUF433 domain-containing protein, with amino-acid sequence MMKSLDRITFNPEQCGGKPCVRGMRIRVTDVLALLANHLTFEQILEEMPDLEEEDIQACVEYAIKKIDYPVLRAA